A region of Brassica napus cultivar Da-Ae chromosome C9 unlocalized genomic scaffold, Da-Ae chrC09_Random_18, whole genome shotgun sequence DNA encodes the following proteins:
- the LOC106366920 gene encoding LOW QUALITY PROTEIN: pentatricopeptide repeat-containing protein At4g04370 (The sequence of the model RefSeq protein was modified relative to this genomic sequence to represent the inferred CDS: inserted 9 bases in 9 codons; deleted 5 bases in 4 codons), whose amino-acid sequence MEVVSPDSGRTLTVWIPTSLLAISSKTFGYAMPELEFSDSNLDVMMISLSFHWINIRRHDQISSLLNSTKTFNSLINHLSSHGAHHQVLSTFSSMLATRFLPDAFXFPSLLRACASLVXLSFGLSLHQQVLVNGLSSDSYTSSSLVNLYAKFGAWDHARKVFDEMRERDVVHWTAIIGCYSRAGFVGEAFSLVNEMRFEGIKPGPVTLLEMLSGVKEITELKCLHAFALVHGFGCDVTVTNSVLNLYCKCDCVVDAKVLFDQMEQRDMVSXNTMVSGFASVGDMSEILKLLCRMRDVGLRPDHQTFGASLSVSGAMSDIDLGRTLHCQVVKTGFDVDTHLRTALMTMYLKCGEEEASFGVLETIPEKDVVCWTVMISGLVRLGKAEKAMNVFSEXLHSGTELSSEAIASVVAACAQLGSLVLGASVHGYVLRQGYRLDTLALNSLITMYAKCGRLDKSLAXFELMNERDLVSWNAIISGHAQNGDLSNALFVFTEMKFATAHGVDALTAVSLLQACSSAGALRIGRLVHCVVIRSLVRTCTFIDTALVDMYLKCGYLEVAKRCFDSISRKDLVSWAXLIAGYGFHGEGXAAMKVYSEFLLSGMEPNHLIFLAVLSSCSHNGMVQHGLETFTSMVRDFGVEPNHEHLACVVDLLCRAKRVKEAFKFYNENFTKPSIDXLGIILDACRANGETEXENVVCRDMIELKPVDAGHYVRLAHSFAAMRRWEDVSESWKQMKSLGLKKLPGWSKIVMNGRTTTFFMSHSSHSDETASVLKLLSKEMKQIK is encoded by the exons ATGGAAGTCGTCTCTCCTGACTCCGGTCGCACCCTGACTGTGTGGATCCCAACATCGCTTTTGGCCATCTCTTCAAAAACTTTTGGGTATGCAATGCCTGAGCTTGAGTTCTCAGACTCAAACCTGGATGTGATGATGATTTCATTGTCTTTCCACTGGATCAATATTAGGCG CCATGATCAAATCTCTTCTTTGCTCAACTCCACCAAGACCTTCAACTCTCTCATCAACCATCTCTCATCTCATGGAGCCCACCACCAAGTCCTCTCCACATTCTCCTCCATGCTCGCCACCCGCTTCCTCCCCGACGCTT ACTTTCCTAGTCTCCTCAGAGCCTGCGCTTCCCTCG TCCTTTCCTTCGGTCTCTCGCTTCACCAGCAGGTTCTCGTCAATGGGTTATCTTCAGATTCCTACACATCTTCTTCACTCGTCAATCTCTACGCAAAGTTTGGAGCTTGGGATCATGCTCGGAAAGTGTTCGACGAAATGCGTGAGAGAGATGTGGTGCACTGGACTGCGATTATCGGGTGTTACTCACGCGCCGGGTTCGTTGGAGAAGCCTTCTCTTTGGTTAACGAGATGAGATTTGAAGGGATTAAACCGGGTCCGGTTACGTTGCTGGAGATGCTGAGTGGTGTAAAGGAGATTACGGAGTTA AAGTGTTTACACGCGTTTGCTTTGGTTCATGGGTTTGGTTGTGATGTAACTGTGACGAACTCTGTCTTGAATCTGTACTGTAAGTGCGATTGTGTCGTAGATGCTAAGGTTTTGTTTGACCAGATGGAGCAGCGAGACATGGTTT TGAACACAATGGTCTCAGGATTTGCTTCTGTTGGTGATATGTCTGAAATCTTGAAGCTTTTGTGTAGAATGAGGGATGTTGGTTTAAGACCTGATCACCAGACGTTTGGAGCCTCACTTTCCGTGAGTGGAGCAATGAGTGATATTGACTTGGGGAGAACGTTACACTGCCAAGTTGTGAAAACTGGTTTCGATGTAGACACGCATCTCAGGACGGCGTTGATGACAATGTACCTAAAGTGCGGAGAGGAGGAAGCTTCGTTTGGAGTTCTCGAAACGATTCCTGAAAAGGATGTTGTTTGCTGGACGGTTATGATATCAGGGCTTGTGAGGTTGGGTAAAGCTGAGAAAGCTATGAATGTTTTTTCAG ATTTACATTCAGGAACAGAGCTATCGAGTGAAGCAATAGCTAGTGTTGTAGCAGCTTGTGCACAGTTAGGTTCTCTTGTTCTTGGCGCATCAGTCCATGGTTATGTACTGAGGCAGGGATATAGACTAGACACTCTTGCGTTAAACTCGCTTATTACAATGTACGCAAAGTGCGGTCGTTTGGACAAAAGCTTAG CTTTTGAACTGATGAATGAAAGAGACTTAGTTTCTTGGAATGCAATCATCTCCGGACATGCCCAGAACGGAGATTTGAGCAATGCGTTGTTTGTTTTTACAGAAATGAAGTTCGCAACCGCGCATGGAGTTGATGCGTTGACGGCTGTTTCCCTTTTACAAGCTTGTTCATCCGCTGGAGCTCTAAGGATAGGGAGACTGGTCCACTGCGTTGTAATCCGAAGCTTGGTCCGGACCTGTACATTCATTGATACCGCACTAGTTGATATGTACTTGAAATGCGGCTACTTAGAAGTTGCAAAGAGATGttttgattcgatctcgagGAAAGATTTGGTTTCTTGGG CACTCATTGCAGGGTATGGTTTTCACGGTGAAG AGGCTGCTATGAAAGTCTACTCAGAGTTTCTTCTCTCTGGAATGGAGCCGAACCACTTGATTTTC CTAGCGGTTCTCTCGTCTTGCAGCCATAACGGAATGGTTCAGCACGGCTTGGAGACGTTCACTTCAATGGTTAGAGACTTTGGTGTTGAACCGAATCACGAACACCTCGCTTGCGTGGTTGATCTTCTATGCCGAGCCAAAAGAGTA AAAGAGGCGTTTAAGTTCTACAACGAGAATTTTACAaagccatcgatcg gtcttgGTATAATACTTGATGCTTGTCGTGCAAATGGAGAAACAG GTGAAAATGTAGTTTGTCGGGATATGATTGAGTTGAAGCCGGTAGACGCTGGGCATTACGTCAGGCTTGCACATTCTTTC GCCGCCATGAGGAGATGGGAGGATGTGAGTGAGTCGTGGAAGCAGATGAAGTCTCTCGGCTTGAAAAAGCTCCCCGGATGGAGCAAAATCGTGATGAATGGGAGAACCACAACGTTCTTCATGAGCCATAGTTCGCATTCAGATGAGACTGCGTCTGTGTTGAAGCTTCTTAGCAAGGAaatgaagcaaatcaaataa